CCACGGCTCTTGCCGAGCCGCATGAACCAGGATGTCGGCCTGTTGCAGGACCTGGCAGGTTCGATCCGTCCGACCTTGAAACCGAATACGATCGGTCAACTGCCAGCGTTCGACATAGCTCTGGGCATCGGCCAGGTACTGCTTCGCTTCTTCTTTGGTCGAGTGGCATTCACCATACAGATCAAGCGTGACGTCCGCTCCCAGCTCGATCGCTCGCCGAACGCCTTCCAGCAGAACATCGACTCCCTTCCGCATGACCAGTTGTCCTATATAGACCAGCCGTAGGGGAGAGCGTTCTTCTCGTGAACTGGGTGGGGCAAACTCCGTCAGATCGATTCCGTTGTGCAATACCAACGATTTCTCAGCCGACAGCCCCTGATTCAGATGAAAGGATCTTGTCGCCGTCGATACGCAATAGATTTCATCCAGCGCCGAAATATCGCTGACGACACGACGATTCAATTTAATGATGTCACGCAGATGCCCTACGAACTTGGTCCTTCCAGGTCGCTTGACTGGTCCCAGTATCCGCGAAACCGACAAGCTGTTGGCATGGACGATATCAGCCTTCCATAATGCCGTCATCTCGACCAGGTCCTCACGCAGTTGCTCCAGCGGCAAACGTTTTCCCTTTCCATCGATCCACAGAAACGGTAGATCGAGGACGCCTAGATCGGCCAATTGCCCAGCCAAGGGGCCTTCCGCTGGGCACGCCACGGCAACGTCAAAGCCGCGGCGCTGCAAGGCCTGAAGCCCGCTGAGCATCGAGTTCTCGCCACCGTAGATCGTCCCATATTCGCAGAGATAGACGACAAACGGCATGGCGGCATCAGCAACTCTCTTGGTGACAGGATTTAGAGCAAACCGTATTCGGTCAGCACCTGGGCCAGACGCTTCTCGCCGTTCTCGCACAGCGGGGTCATTGGCAGACGCAGTTCACCCGAATCACGGCCGAGCATCTTCATCGCACCCTTGATTGGAATCGGGTTGGTCGAAAGACCTAGCATTTCTCGACAGAGCGTGAACAGCTTGAAGTGCATCTTCTGGGCTTCGGCGTAGTCGCCGGCGGCTGCGGCCTTGACCAGTTGCAGCATATCCTTGGGAACGATGTTACCAACCACCGAGATCACCCCGGCACCGCCGATCGACATCAGCGGGAGGGTCATGCTGTCGTCGCCACTCAGTAGCGTCAGGTTGGTCAGTTCCAGCGTTTGCGATGCCTGATCCATCGAGCCGGTGGCTTCTTTCACCAGTTGAATCTGCGAAAGCTCACCCAGGCGGGCAATCGTTTCTGGCTCGATATTCTTACCGGTACGTCCCGGAATGTTGTAAACGCAGATCGGAATCGACGAGTCTTCAGCTAGTGCCTTGAAGTGCTGATAGAAGCCTTCCTGGGTTGGCTTGTTGTAGTAAGGCGCGACAACCAGAGCGGCGTCCGCGCCTTCGCCAGCGGCCCAGCGGGTTAGCTTTAGCGCTTCGTGGGTGCTGTTCGATCCGGTGCCTGGCATCACCTTTGCGCGCCCCGCTACCGTTTCGATCACGACACTGATAACACGTTCGTGCTCGTCGTGAGACAGCGTCGGGGATTCGCCGGTGGTTCCTACCGGGCACAGGCAATCGACGCCTGCTTCAATCTGAAATTCGACCTGTTGTTTCAGCAAGTCGTAGTCCACTAGACCTCCCTTGAAAGGAGTCGTGATTGCTACCGATACGCCTGCGAAATCGCTACCTTTGCGTGTCATGCTGAAACACCAACAGATTGAAAACGAATTAACTCAGAACAAAAGCCTGTCTAGGACCGGCCTATGATACGATACACGTGAAAATTTGGCCAGTGCCGCCTAAAGCGTGATCAGCCGTTTCATTTCGGCTACCGCTTCTTTGAAACCGACGAAAACGGCCCGGGATACGATGCTATGGCCAATATTAAGTTCCGCCATTTCGGGGATCTGTGCAATTGGCTGAACATTCGTATAAGTCAGCCCATGCCCGGCCAGCAGCTGCATGCCCGCTTTATGGATCAGTTCGCCGGCGATTGAGAGTCGTGCCAGCTCCTTTTGCTGCTCACGACCACGCGTCAGGGCATATTGCCCGGTGTGCAGTTCGACCGCATCTACTTTCAGCTTGGCCGCCATCTCGATCTGTTTCGGGTCGGGGTCGAGAAACAGACTGACAGAGATGCCTGCTTCGCGGAACTGGTCGATTGCTCGGACGATCGAAGCTTCGTGGGCCACGACATCCAGGCCCCCTTCAGTGGTGACTTCTTCGCGGCGTTCCGGTACCAGGGTCACCTGGTCGGGCTTCACGCGGCAAGCAATCGATACTACATCGGCTTCCGCGGCTAATTCCAGGTTCAGCTTCACCTTGACCGTCTGTCGCATCACCTCCAGGTCACGATCTTGAATATGGCGACGATCTT
Above is a genomic segment from Blastopirellula marina containing:
- a CDS encoding glycosyltransferase family 4 protein → MPFVVYLCEYGTIYGGENSMLSGLQALQRRGFDVAVACPAEGPLAGQLADLGVLDLPFLWIDGKGKRLPLEQLREDLVEMTALWKADIVHANSLSVSRILGPVKRPGRTKFVGHLRDIIKLNRRVVSDISALDEIYCVSTATRSFHLNQGLSAEKSLVLHNGIDLTEFAPPSSREERSPLRLVYIGQLVMRKGVDVLLEGVRRAIELGADVTLDLYGECHSTKEEAKQYLADAQSYVERWQLTDRIRFQGRTDRTCQVLQQADILVHAARQEPWGRVLLEAGACGLPIIATDVGGTREMYSDGEALLVPADDPDMLARAIEKLCQSGELRQSMGRNGRKRIEQFDINDYADKLADRYQKLLQGTVN
- a CDS encoding pyridoxine 5'-phosphate synthase, with protein sequence MPHLGVNIDHVATIRQARNTNEPDPVWAAALSELGGADCITLHLREDRRHIQDRDLEVMRQTVKVKLNLELAAEADVVSIACRVKPDQVTLVPERREEVTTEGGLDVVAHEASIVRAIDQFREAGISVSLFLDPDPKQIEMAAKLKVDAVELHTGQYALTRGREQQKELARLSIAGELIHKAGMQLLAGHGLTYTNVQPIAQIPEMAELNIGHSIVSRAVFVGFKEAVAEMKRLITL
- the dapA gene encoding 4-hydroxy-tetrahydrodipicolinate synthase — translated: MTRKGSDFAGVSVAITTPFKGGLVDYDLLKQQVEFQIEAGVDCLCPVGTTGESPTLSHDEHERVISVVIETVAGRAKVMPGTGSNSTHEALKLTRWAAGEGADAALVVAPYYNKPTQEGFYQHFKALAEDSSIPICVYNIPGRTGKNIEPETIARLGELSQIQLVKEATGSMDQASQTLELTNLTLLSGDDSMTLPLMSIGGAGVISVVGNIVPKDMLQLVKAAAAGDYAEAQKMHFKLFTLCREMLGLSTNPIPIKGAMKMLGRDSGELRLPMTPLCENGEKRLAQVLTEYGLL